A single window of Streptomyces xanthii DNA harbors:
- a CDS encoding ferredoxin--NADP reductase, giving the protein MSSPDLPGGPRTLSLRVAEIVPETEDAVTVVLDAPELTYAPGQFLTLQVPGGHARCYSLSSSPHTGELPRVTVKHVPGGTGSRWVCQELRAGDTVTALAPAGTFTPADLDTDLLLAAAGSGITPVLSIAASVLTAGTGRVTLLYANRDERSVILRGALQELAAAHPGRLTVLHWLESLQGLPAPAALGPLLAPYADRPAYLCGPAPFMDAAEAALRGAGAATVHRERYFSLSGDVFTAPVPAASASAGTGPSSTAVVSLDGETHEVAWPEDTPLLDALLAAGVDAPFSCREGACAACTCRIVTGDITLIRNEVLDEEDLKEGYALACQALPRSERVSVEY; this is encoded by the coding sequence GTGAGCAGCCCTGACCTCCCGGGCGGCCCGCGCACCCTGAGCCTGCGCGTCGCCGAGATCGTCCCGGAGACCGAGGACGCCGTCACCGTCGTCCTCGACGCCCCGGAACTCACGTACGCGCCCGGCCAGTTCCTCACCCTCCAGGTGCCCGGCGGCCACGCTCGCTGCTACTCCCTGTCCAGCTCCCCGCACACCGGCGAACTGCCCCGGGTCACGGTCAAGCACGTGCCCGGGGGCACCGGCTCCCGCTGGGTCTGCCAGGAACTGCGGGCCGGCGACACCGTCACCGCGCTCGCCCCCGCCGGCACGTTCACCCCGGCCGACCTCGACACCGACCTGCTGCTCGCCGCCGCGGGCAGCGGCATCACCCCGGTCCTGTCGATCGCCGCGTCCGTCCTCACCGCCGGCACCGGCCGCGTCACCCTGCTCTACGCCAACCGCGACGAGCGCTCCGTCATCCTGCGCGGCGCGCTCCAGGAACTGGCCGCGGCCCACCCCGGCCGGCTCACCGTCCTGCACTGGCTGGAGTCGCTCCAGGGCCTGCCCGCACCCGCGGCCCTCGGCCCGCTCCTCGCCCCGTACGCCGACCGGCCCGCCTACCTGTGCGGCCCGGCCCCGTTCATGGACGCGGCCGAGGCGGCCCTGCGCGGCGCGGGCGCCGCCACCGTCCACCGGGAGCGGTACTTCTCGCTCTCCGGCGACGTGTTCACCGCGCCCGTGCCCGCGGCTTCGGCCTCGGCCGGTACGGGCCCCTCCTCCACCGCCGTCGTCAGCCTCGACGGGGAGACCCACGAGGTGGCCTGGCCCGAGGACACCCCGCTCCTTGACGCGCTGCTCGCGGCCGGCGTCGACGCGCCGTTCTCCTGCCGGGAGGGCGCGTGCGCGGCCTGCACGTGCCGGATCGTCACGGGCGACATCACTCTGATCCGCAACGAGGTCCTCGACGAAGAGGACCTGAAGGAGGGCTACGCCCTGGCCTGCCAGGCGCTGCCGCGCAGCGAACGGGTGTCGGTCGAGTACTGA
- a CDS encoding IclR family transcriptional regulator — protein sequence MAPLSLLEKAEKVLAAFDGGRGRLSLTDVIHRSGLSRTSAHRILDQLVQLRWLDREGRDYRLGLRMLEHGGLAAHHNRLVRAATPHLDALHEATGKQVHLYVLDGATDVVCLERSGSLPSSSGERTDRTPQVRVGARLPAHATAAGKAMLAFGDQADIERVLAAGLAPRTARTVSRASVFCSELSRVRTSGLAYDREESFPGLVCVAVPLRGAGRAVAAVSLSSLGPQRGLEHQEARLRAAARAIWRDLHGPGRAARFAQAPDVAPMGPGDRTLPNMLTWVRQDSWM from the coding sequence GTGGCTCCGCTGTCTCTGCTCGAGAAGGCCGAGAAGGTGCTCGCCGCGTTCGACGGCGGCCGCGGCCGGCTCTCGCTCACCGACGTCATCCACCGTTCGGGCCTGTCGCGCACCTCCGCGCACCGCATCCTGGACCAGCTGGTGCAGCTGCGCTGGCTGGACCGGGAGGGCCGGGACTACCGGCTCGGGCTGCGGATGCTGGAGCACGGCGGACTGGCGGCGCACCACAACCGGCTGGTGCGGGCCGCCACTCCCCATCTGGACGCCCTGCACGAGGCGACCGGCAAGCAGGTGCACCTGTACGTGCTGGACGGGGCGACGGACGTCGTCTGTCTGGAGCGCTCCGGTTCGCTGCCGTCGTCCTCCGGCGAGCGGACCGACCGTACGCCGCAAGTGCGGGTCGGGGCGCGGCTGCCGGCGCACGCCACGGCGGCCGGGAAGGCGATGCTGGCGTTCGGCGACCAGGCGGACATCGAGCGGGTGCTCGCGGCGGGGCTCGCGCCTCGTACGGCCCGTACGGTGAGCCGGGCCTCCGTGTTCTGCTCGGAGCTCTCGCGGGTGCGGACGTCCGGGCTCGCCTACGACCGGGAGGAGTCGTTCCCGGGGCTCGTGTGTGTGGCGGTGCCGTTGCGCGGGGCGGGGCGGGCCGTCGCGGCCGTGTCCTTGTCTTCGCTGGGGCCGCAGCGGGGGCTGGAGCATCAGGAGGCCCGGCTGCGGGCCGCTGCGCGGGCGATCTGGCGGGATCTGCACGGTCCGGGTCGTGCGGCGCGGTTCGCCCAGGCGCCGGATGTCGCGCCCATGGGGCCCGGGGACCGGACCCTGCCGAACATGCTGACCTGGGTGCGCCAGGACTCCTGGATGTAG
- a CDS encoding TetR/AcrR family transcriptional regulator: MPTKKKPQATTAAPERRGELLQTAAEVFAEQGYNATTVRKIADHAGMLAGSLYYHFDSKESMLEEILRTFLDELWSGYDTVLDADLGPRETLQALVTESFREIDRHRPAVAIYQKESRHLVTQDRFEFLAESQRRFEKTWLTTLERGVADGVFRADLDIRLTYRFVRDTVWVAASWYRPGGHHSPEEIARQYLSMVLDGIATR, from the coding sequence GTGCCTACCAAGAAGAAGCCCCAGGCGACGACCGCCGCGCCCGAGCGGCGCGGCGAGCTGCTCCAGACCGCGGCCGAGGTCTTCGCCGAGCAGGGGTACAACGCCACCACCGTCCGCAAGATCGCCGATCACGCGGGCATGCTCGCCGGCAGCCTCTACTACCACTTCGACTCCAAGGAATCGATGCTGGAGGAGATCCTGCGCACGTTCCTCGACGAGCTGTGGTCCGGCTACGACACCGTGCTCGACGCGGACCTCGGCCCCCGGGAGACGCTCCAGGCGCTGGTCACCGAGTCCTTCCGGGAGATCGACCGGCACCGGCCCGCCGTCGCGATCTACCAGAAGGAGTCCCGCCACCTCGTCACCCAGGACCGCTTCGAGTTCCTCGCCGAGTCCCAGCGGCGCTTCGAGAAGACCTGGCTGACGACCCTGGAGCGGGGCGTCGCCGACGGCGTCTTCCGCGCGGACCTCGACATCCGCCTCACCTACCGCTTCGTGCGCGACACCGTCTGGGTCGCCGCGTCCTGGTACCGGCCCGGCGGGCACCACAGTCCCGAGGAGATCGCACGCCAGTATCTGTCGATGGTTCTGGACGGGATCGCCACGCGGTGA
- a CDS encoding DEAD/DEAH box helicase, producing MASSPRPSRRRSPRPAAGGQRRAPEQQRRRQPSPPAEFTMPESSTPALPPAESFDVLDMPVALVKTLGEQGVTEPFPIQAATLPNSLAGRDLLGRGRTGSGKTLAFGLPMLARTSGLRAEPKLPLALVLVPTRELAQQVTDALTPYATALRLRLATVVGGMSISRQAGALRRGAEVVVATPGRLKDLIERGDVALGAVRITVLDEADQMADMGFMPQVTALLKQVAPGGQTMLFSATLDKNVDRLVRQFLTDPVVHSVDPSAGAVTTMEHHVLHVLDETDKKAVTARIAARDGRVILFVDTKRSADRLAKRLLATGVLAAPLHGGRSQPQRNRTLEQFKDGRVTALVATNVAARGIHVDDLDLVVNVDPPTEHKDYLHRGGRTARAGESGSVVTLVLPEQKRDVQRLMRDAGVRPRSTQVRSTDEELVTITGAREPSGVPVTIVVPEPAAPAASAKPRRSRGGRGGRSGGAGGRAGGAAGGAGGRSGGAGGGAGRRSGAAGSGSGSGAGGSAGTAPARRRRPRRPAAD from the coding sequence ATGGCCAGCTCCCCCCGCCCGTCCCGCCGACGCAGTCCCCGCCCCGCGGCGGGTGGCCAGCGCCGCGCGCCCGAACAGCAGCGCAGGCGGCAGCCCAGCCCGCCGGCTGAGTTCACCATGCCGGAGAGCTCCACGCCCGCGCTGCCCCCGGCCGAGTCCTTCGACGTGCTCGACATGCCCGTCGCCCTCGTGAAGACCCTCGGCGAGCAGGGCGTCACCGAGCCGTTCCCGATCCAGGCCGCGACGCTGCCGAACTCGCTCGCCGGACGCGACCTCCTCGGCCGCGGCCGCACCGGCTCCGGCAAGACGCTCGCCTTCGGCCTGCCGATGCTCGCCCGCACCTCGGGCCTGCGCGCCGAGCCGAAGCTGCCGCTCGCCCTCGTGCTCGTCCCCACGCGCGAGCTCGCCCAGCAGGTCACCGACGCGCTCACCCCGTACGCGACCGCGCTGCGGCTGCGTCTCGCGACCGTCGTCGGCGGCATGTCGATCTCCCGCCAGGCCGGCGCGCTGCGCCGCGGCGCCGAGGTCGTCGTCGCCACCCCGGGCCGCCTCAAGGACCTCATAGAGCGCGGCGACGTCGCCCTCGGCGCGGTGCGCATCACGGTCCTCGACGAGGCCGACCAGATGGCCGACATGGGCTTCATGCCGCAAGTCACCGCGCTGCTCAAGCAGGTCGCGCCGGGCGGTCAGACGATGCTCTTCTCCGCGACGCTCGACAAGAACGTGGACCGGCTCGTCCGCCAGTTCCTCACCGACCCCGTCGTGCACTCCGTCGACCCGTCGGCCGGCGCCGTCACGACGATGGAGCACCACGTCCTGCACGTGCTCGACGAGACCGACAAGAAGGCCGTCACGGCCCGGATCGCCGCCCGCGACGGGCGCGTCATCCTCTTCGTCGACACCAAGCGCTCCGCCGACCGGCTCGCCAAGCGGCTGCTCGCCACCGGCGTCCTCGCGGCCCCGCTGCACGGCGGCCGCAGCCAGCCGCAGCGCAACCGCACCCTGGAGCAGTTCAAGGACGGCCGCGTCACCGCGCTCGTCGCCACGAACGTCGCGGCGCGCGGCATCCACGTCGACGACCTCGACCTCGTCGTCAACGTCGACCCGCCCACCGAGCACAAGGACTACCTGCACCGCGGCGGCCGTACGGCCCGCGCCGGTGAGTCCGGCAGTGTCGTCACCCTCGTCCTGCCCGAGCAGAAGCGGGACGTGCAGCGGCTGATGCGGGACGCGGGGGTGCGGCCGCGGTCCACCCAGGTCCGCTCCACGGACGAGGAGCTCGTCACCATCACGGGTGCGCGGGAGCCCTCCGGGGTGCCGGTCACCATCGTCGTGCCCGAGCCCGCGGCTCCGGCGGCCTCCGCGAAGCCGCGCCGGTCGCGGGGCGGTCGGGGCGGCCGCTCCGGCGGGGCCGGTGGCCGTGCCGGTGGCGCCGCCGGGGGAGCCGGGGGCCGTTCCGGCGGGGCCGGCGGGGGAGCCGGGCGTCGCTCCGGTGCCGCCGGCTCGGGTTCGGGCTCGGGTGCCGGTGGCTCCGCAGGCACCGCGCCCGCCCGTCGCCGCCGCCCCAGGCGCCCCGCCGCCGACTGA
- the hsaD gene encoding 4,5:9,10-diseco-3-hydroxy-5,9,17-trioxoandrosta-1(10),2-diene-4-oate hydrolase: MTTALTAESTRRTVKAGGHALAYHEAGPADGPVVVMLHGGGPGASGWSNFGANLAPFAAAGLRTILLDQLCFGDSDKPELDTDYWTASARATVALLDELGIAQAHFVGNSLGGGTAARLALDFPDRVGKLLLMGPGGVTLNLFHADPTEGIQRLFDFNMSPEPTRDQMRAFLSVLAYDRSIVTDAFVEERYLRALDPEVRLGAARMGAAFANPAWTERTQLWRDAHRITHPTLLTWGREDRVNPIDGAFVALKAMPNARLHVFPHCGHWAQTEQADEFNRLAIDFFTH, encoded by the coding sequence GTGACCACCGCCCTCACCGCCGAGTCCACCCGGCGCACCGTCAAGGCCGGCGGCCACGCCCTCGCCTACCACGAGGCGGGCCCCGCCGACGGGCCCGTGGTCGTCATGCTGCACGGCGGCGGTCCCGGCGCCTCCGGCTGGTCCAACTTCGGCGCCAACCTCGCCCCGTTCGCCGCCGCGGGACTGCGCACGATCCTGCTCGACCAGCTCTGCTTCGGCGACAGCGACAAGCCCGAGCTCGACACCGACTACTGGACGGCCTCCGCCCGCGCCACCGTCGCCCTGCTCGACGAACTCGGCATCGCCCAGGCCCACTTCGTCGGCAACTCGCTCGGCGGCGGCACCGCCGCCCGCCTCGCCCTCGACTTCCCCGACCGCGTCGGCAAGCTCCTCCTGATGGGCCCCGGCGGCGTCACCCTCAACCTGTTCCACGCCGACCCCACCGAGGGCATCCAGCGGCTCTTCGACTTCAACATGTCGCCCGAGCCGACCCGCGACCAGATGCGGGCCTTCCTCTCCGTGCTCGCGTACGACCGGTCGATCGTCACCGACGCCTTCGTCGAGGAGCGCTACCTGCGCGCCCTCGACCCCGAGGTCAGGCTCGGCGCCGCCCGCATGGGCGCCGCCTTCGCCAACCCGGCCTGGACCGAGCGCACCCAGCTGTGGCGCGACGCCCACCGCATCACCCACCCGACGCTGCTCACCTGGGGCCGCGAGGACCGCGTCAATCCGATCGACGGCGCCTTCGTCGCCCTCAAGGCGATGCCGAACGCCCGGCTCCACGTCTTCCCGCACTGCGGCCACTGGGCCCAGACCGAGCAGGCCGACGAGTTCAACCGCCTCGCCATCGACTTCTTCACCCACTGA
- the hsaA gene encoding 3-hydroxy-9,10-secoandrosta-1,3,5(10)-triene-9,17-dione monooxygenase oxygenase subunit, giving the protein MTEDSTAAVLASVRALLPAVAERAAEAEELRRIPEATVKELASTGFFRLLQPQRYGGHGADPAVFYDCVKEIAQACGSTGWVASVLGVHPWHVALYEKAAQDEVWGENGERADTRISSSYAPTGTAARVDGGFRLSGRWHFSSGCDHAQWIILGALVPDADGNPVDMRAFLLPRTDYEIKDVWDTVGLRGTGSNDILVEDVFVPEHRALSYGPVTALAAPGLDINPEPVFRLPYAAVFTTTISSPIVGIAQGAWDGFVSATRERIRVSYGQKVAEDPFAQIRLARSASDIDAAWRQLRGNIGEMYDIVSAGGELSTELRARARRDQVLATERCAAAVDLLMENAGGNAMRTGAGPAGVQRAWRDIHTGRGHAANDPERALLMFGQDALGLDVQDVML; this is encoded by the coding sequence ATGACCGAAGACTCCACCGCCGCAGTCCTCGCCTCGGTCCGCGCCCTCCTGCCCGCCGTCGCCGAGCGCGCCGCCGAGGCCGAGGAACTGCGCAGGATCCCCGAGGCCACGGTCAAGGAACTGGCGTCCACCGGCTTCTTCCGGCTCCTGCAGCCCCAGCGCTACGGCGGACACGGCGCCGACCCGGCCGTCTTCTACGACTGCGTCAAGGAGATCGCCCAGGCCTGCGGCTCCACCGGGTGGGTCGCCTCCGTCCTCGGGGTCCACCCCTGGCACGTGGCGCTGTACGAGAAGGCCGCGCAGGACGAGGTCTGGGGCGAGAACGGCGAGCGAGCCGACACCCGCATCTCCTCCTCGTACGCCCCGACCGGCACCGCGGCCCGCGTCGACGGAGGCTTCCGGCTCAGCGGCCGCTGGCACTTCTCCTCGGGCTGCGACCACGCCCAGTGGATCATCCTGGGCGCCCTGGTCCCCGACGCCGACGGCAACCCGGTCGACATGCGCGCCTTCCTGCTGCCGCGCACCGACTACGAGATCAAGGACGTCTGGGACACCGTCGGCCTGCGCGGCACCGGCTCCAACGACATCCTCGTCGAGGACGTCTTCGTCCCCGAGCACCGCGCCCTGTCCTACGGCCCCGTCACCGCGCTGGCCGCCCCCGGCCTCGACATCAACCCCGAGCCGGTCTTCCGCCTCCCGTACGCCGCCGTCTTCACCACCACCATCTCCTCGCCGATCGTCGGCATCGCCCAGGGCGCCTGGGACGGCTTCGTCTCCGCCACCCGCGAGCGCATCCGCGTCTCCTACGGCCAGAAGGTCGCCGAGGACCCCTTCGCCCAGATCCGCCTCGCCCGCTCCGCCAGCGACATCGACGCCGCCTGGCGCCAACTGCGCGGAAACATCGGCGAGATGTACGACATCGTCAGCGCCGGCGGCGAACTGAGCACCGAACTGCGCGCCCGCGCCCGCCGCGACCAGGTCCTCGCCACCGAGCGCTGCGCCGCCGCCGTCGACCTGCTGATGGAGAACGCGGGCGGCAACGCCATGCGCACCGGCGCGGGCCCCGCCGGCGTCCAGCGCGCCTGGCGCGACATCCACACCGGCCGCGGCCACGCCGCCAACGACCCCGAGCGCGCCCTGCTGATGTTCGGCCAGGACGCCCTCGGCCTCGACGTCCAGGACGTGATGCTGTGA
- a CDS encoding Rieske 2Fe-2S domain-containing protein has product MTTDNDVRVIETGTAPVRFARGWHCLGLAADFRDGKPHEIEAFGTKLVVFQGEDDGELHVLNAYCPHMGGNLAHGTVKGDTVACPFHDWRWSGDGKCAAIPYARRVPPRARTRTWHAMERNRQLFVWHDPEGNPPRPEQDIPEIAGIHGPAEETAQWSDWQWNTITIDTNCREIVDNVVDMAHFYYIHYSFPVYFKNVFDGHVATQYMRSEPRPDIDLGSLSTGSLRSDASYFGPSYMIDWLYTEVAPGVEMESVLINCHYPVGPDRFVLQYGAMVKKLPGMSDTEAAEAARLTSEGLAVGFEQDVEIWKNKTRIDNPLLTEEDGPVYQLRRWYEQFYVDAADVKDEMVRRFEFEIDTRRANENWRAEAEANMALRAAATAQPTEGDGA; this is encoded by the coding sequence ATGACCACCGACAACGACGTCCGTGTCATCGAGACCGGCACCGCCCCGGTCCGCTTCGCCCGCGGCTGGCACTGCCTGGGCCTCGCCGCGGACTTCCGTGACGGCAAGCCGCACGAGATCGAGGCCTTCGGCACCAAGCTCGTCGTCTTCCAGGGCGAGGACGACGGAGAGCTCCACGTCCTCAACGCCTACTGTCCCCACATGGGCGGCAACCTCGCCCACGGCACCGTGAAGGGCGACACCGTCGCCTGCCCGTTCCACGACTGGCGCTGGTCCGGCGACGGCAAGTGCGCCGCCATCCCGTACGCCCGCCGCGTCCCGCCGCGCGCCCGCACCCGCACCTGGCACGCCATGGAGCGCAACCGGCAGCTCTTCGTCTGGCACGACCCCGAGGGCAACCCGCCCCGGCCCGAGCAGGACATCCCCGAGATCGCCGGCATCCACGGCCCCGCCGAGGAGACCGCGCAGTGGTCCGACTGGCAGTGGAACACCATCACCATCGACACCAACTGCCGCGAGATCGTCGACAACGTGGTCGACATGGCGCACTTCTACTACATCCACTACTCGTTCCCCGTCTACTTCAAGAACGTCTTCGACGGGCACGTCGCCACCCAGTACATGCGCTCCGAGCCCCGCCCGGACATCGACCTCGGCTCCCTGTCCACCGGCTCCCTGCGCTCCGACGCCTCCTACTTCGGCCCGTCGTACATGATCGACTGGCTGTACACGGAGGTCGCGCCGGGCGTCGAGATGGAGTCCGTGCTCATCAACTGCCACTACCCGGTGGGCCCCGACCGCTTCGTCCTCCAGTACGGGGCCATGGTCAAGAAGCTCCCCGGCATGAGCGACACCGAGGCCGCCGAGGCCGCCCGCCTCACCAGCGAGGGCCTCGCCGTCGGCTTCGAGCAGGACGTCGAGATCTGGAAGAACAAGACCCGCATCGACAACCCCCTGCTCACCGAGGAGGACGGCCCCGTCTACCAGCTGCGCCGCTGGTACGAGCAGTTCTACGTGGACGCCGCCGACGTCAAGGACGAGATGGTGCGCCGCTTCGAGTTCGAGATCGACACCCGCCGCGCCAACGAGAACTGGCGCGCCGAGGCCGAGGCCAACATGGCCCTCCGCGCCGCCGCCACCGCCCAGCCCACGGAAGGAGACGGGGCATGA
- a CDS encoding VOC family protein: MDIRSLGYLRIETTDLAAWRTYVLDILAMVEAQGSTDEQLNVRIDDRVHRFQFVAGTQDRLVAAGFEVPGARELALAASELEAAGHAVKEGDAATLADRRVQGLIHVSDPAGNPLEIYWGQAQDHSPLGTPYGNRFVTGTTSPTTGDLGLGHVVLPAVEIDEALDFYENLLGFQLRDSMQLPPVAVPTGKPGQDAYRMYFLSPNRRHHSLGLYPGALPPGIVHFMVELEQLDDVGYGLDRMKKAGIPIASSLGRHSNDHMVSFYAQAPGGFQVEYGWDGLVVDPATWTAREITSDSLWGHEWNG; this comes from the coding sequence ATGGACATCCGCTCACTCGGCTATCTCCGCATCGAGACCACGGACCTCGCCGCCTGGCGCACCTACGTCCTGGACATCCTCGCCATGGTCGAGGCCCAGGGCAGCACCGACGAGCAGCTCAACGTCCGCATCGACGACCGCGTCCACCGCTTCCAGTTCGTCGCGGGCACCCAGGACCGTCTCGTCGCCGCCGGCTTCGAGGTGCCGGGCGCCCGTGAACTCGCCCTCGCCGCGAGCGAGCTGGAGGCCGCCGGACACGCCGTCAAGGAAGGCGACGCCGCCACCCTCGCCGACCGCCGCGTCCAGGGCCTCATCCACGTCAGCGACCCGGCCGGCAACCCGCTGGAGATCTACTGGGGCCAGGCCCAGGACCACAGCCCCCTCGGCACCCCCTACGGCAACCGCTTCGTCACCGGCACCACCAGCCCCACCACCGGCGACCTCGGCCTCGGCCACGTCGTCCTGCCGGCCGTCGAGATCGACGAGGCCCTCGACTTCTACGAGAACCTCCTCGGCTTCCAGCTGCGCGACTCCATGCAGCTGCCCCCGGTCGCCGTCCCCACCGGCAAGCCCGGCCAGGACGCGTACCGCATGTACTTCCTGTCGCCCAACCGCCGCCACCACAGCCTCGGCCTCTACCCCGGCGCCCTGCCCCCCGGCATCGTCCACTTCATGGTCGAGCTGGAGCAGCTCGACGACGTCGGCTACGGACTGGACCGCATGAAGAAGGCCGGCATCCCGATCGCCTCGTCGCTCGGCCGCCACTCCAACGACCACATGGTCTCCTTCTACGCCCAGGCGCCCGGCGGCTTCCAGGTCGAGTACGGCTGGGACGGCCTCGTCGTCGACCCCGCCACCTGGACCGCCCGGGAGATCACCTCCGACTCGCTGTGGGGCCACGAGTGGAACGGCTGA
- a CDS encoding flavin reductase family protein, translated as MERLSTTMAPVDPGEFRDALSRFASGVTVVAGLDEAGAPAGLACQSFASLSLDPPLVLFCVARTSSSWARLRPTGRFGISVLAEDQRGECRTLGSRSADKFADLGWHAGRDPGTVLLDGALAHLECTVERIADGGDHEVVIGRVTALTTPRPDGRPLLYFRSRFGTGRFTEPVRTDLTDEHPALWL; from the coding sequence GTGGAACGGCTGAGCACCACCATGGCGCCCGTCGATCCGGGGGAGTTCCGGGACGCCCTGTCCCGGTTCGCCTCCGGCGTCACCGTCGTCGCCGGCCTCGACGAGGCCGGCGCCCCGGCAGGACTCGCCTGCCAGTCCTTCGCCTCCCTCTCCCTCGACCCGCCGCTCGTGCTCTTCTGCGTCGCGCGCACCTCGTCCAGCTGGGCCCGGCTGCGGCCCACCGGCCGGTTCGGCATCTCGGTGCTCGCCGAGGACCAGCGCGGCGAGTGCCGCACCCTCGGCTCCCGCTCCGCCGACAAGTTCGCCGACCTCGGCTGGCACGCCGGCCGCGACCCCGGCACCGTCCTCCTCGACGGCGCCCTCGCCCACCTCGAATGCACCGTCGAGCGCATCGCCGACGGCGGCGACCACGAGGTCGTCATCGGCCGCGTCACCGCCCTCACCACCCCGCGCCCCGACGGCCGCCCGCTGCTGTACTTCCGCTCCCGCTTCGGCACCGGCCGCTTCACGGAGCCGGTACGGACCGACCTGACGGACGAACATCCGGCCCTGTGGCTCTGA
- a CDS encoding tyrosine-protein phosphatase → MHAPQADITAPSRRRVLGVTLGVATAAALVPAGAAVAHDRPASAAPPIRQIPLQGAVNVRDLGGYRARYGGRVRYGYVYRADALGKLTDADVSALAGLGLRRSVDFRVPFEVQMDGADRLPPAAAAVARPISDGGMSAELIAAIGSKDPVRQEALLGGDRAAAMMRKVYRTFASDAAARAAFAQTLRDVARGDGPVLFHCTAGKDRTGWLAYVLLGVLGVSSRVAVADYLASNGFRAEADARTRAGLKQAGMMENPDLLIPVQEVRAEYLAAGLDQVRADFGSLERYVSLGLGLDRRDVALLRARLLD, encoded by the coding sequence ATGCACGCTCCTCAGGCCGACATCACGGCGCCCTCCCGGCGCCGGGTGCTCGGGGTCACGCTCGGCGTGGCCACGGCGGCGGCGCTCGTTCCGGCGGGCGCCGCCGTCGCGCACGACCGGCCCGCGTCCGCGGCGCCCCCGATCCGGCAGATCCCGCTCCAGGGCGCGGTGAACGTCCGCGACCTCGGCGGGTACCGGGCCCGCTACGGCGGCCGGGTGCGGTACGGGTACGTGTACCGGGCCGACGCCCTCGGCAAGCTGACCGACGCCGATGTCTCCGCGCTGGCGGGGCTCGGGCTGCGCCGGTCGGTGGACTTCCGGGTGCCGTTCGAGGTCCAGATGGACGGGGCGGACCGGCTGCCGCCCGCCGCGGCCGCGGTGGCCCGGCCGATATCCGACGGAGGGATGTCGGCGGAGCTGATCGCGGCGATCGGGTCGAAGGACCCGGTGCGGCAGGAGGCGCTGCTCGGGGGTGACCGGGCGGCGGCGATGATGCGGAAGGTGTACCGGACGTTCGCGTCCGACGCCGCGGCGCGGGCCGCGTTCGCTCAGACCCTCCGGGACGTGGCGCGCGGGGACGGGCCGGTGCTGTTCCACTGCACGGCCGGCAAGGACCGTACGGGGTGGCTGGCGTATGTGCTGCTCGGCGTGCTCGGGGTGTCGTCGCGGGTCGCCGTGGCCGACTATCTGGCGTCGAACGGTTTCCGGGCGGAGGCGGATGCGCGGACGCGGGCGGGGCTCAAGCAGGCCGGGATGATGGAGAACCCGGACCTCTTGATCCCGGTCCAGGAGGTCCGGGCGGAGTATCTGGCGGCGGGCCTCGACCAGGTCCGCGCGGACTTCGGCAGTCTTGAGCGGTACGTCTCCCTCGGCCTGGGCCTTGATCGCCGGGACGTGGCGCTGCTGCGGGCCCGGTTGCTGGACTAG
- a CDS encoding cold-shock protein has translation MATGTVKWFNSEKGFGFIEQDGGGADVFAHYSNIATSGFRELQEGQKVTFDVTQGQKGPQAENILPA, from the coding sequence ATGGCCACCGGTACCGTTAAGTGGTTCAACTCGGAAAAGGGCTTCGGCTTCATCGAGCAGGACGGCGGCGGCGCCGACGTCTTCGCCCACTACTCGAACATCGCCACCTCGGGCTTCCGTGAGCTCCAGGAAGGCCAGAAGGTCACCTTCGACGTGACCCAGGGCCAGAAGGGCCCCCAGGCGGAGAACATCCTCCCCGCCTGA